One genomic window of Leptospira paudalimensis includes the following:
- the mnmD gene encoding tRNA (5-methylaminomethyl-2-thiouridine)(34)-methyltransferase MnmD, producing the protein MDPNNHKFGIEIKDGVPVSLSFDDVYFSKEGGWEESRYVFVEGNQIPSRLSASETKLLSIGELGFGTGLNVFVTLDLWLGAENPTSLEYFSLEGYPLTKETLLTLNHSFPDKPLWTKPLLESYEEQFQKWEMDPNQKEWKTEFPHPNGKAKFQVHLFFGDVSECLNEFPIIDFWYLDGFSPNKNPKMWSEDTLSQLRNHSKTGTRFATFTAAGFIRRNLEILGFHIQKQKGFGKKREMLTGVLRSSS; encoded by the coding sequence ATGGATCCAAACAATCATAAATTCGGAATTGAAATTAAGGATGGAGTTCCCGTATCTCTTTCGTTTGATGATGTATACTTTTCCAAAGAAGGTGGTTGGGAAGAATCTCGTTATGTATTTGTGGAAGGGAACCAAATCCCCAGTCGATTGTCCGCAAGTGAAACGAAGTTACTCTCCATAGGAGAATTAGGCTTTGGTACGGGACTCAATGTATTTGTGACCTTGGATCTATGGTTAGGTGCAGAGAACCCAACATCCCTAGAGTATTTCAGTTTAGAAGGATACCCTTTAACAAAAGAAACCTTACTCACACTGAATCATTCCTTTCCCGACAAACCTTTATGGACAAAACCATTACTTGAGTCCTATGAGGAACAATTCCAAAAATGGGAAATGGACCCAAATCAAAAAGAATGGAAAACAGAATTCCCTCACCCAAATGGAAAGGCAAAGTTTCAAGTCCATTTGTTCTTTGGTGATGTGAGTGAATGTCTAAACGAGTTTCCAATCATCGATTTTTGGTATTTGGATGGATTTTCACCAAATAAAAATCCGAAGATGTGGTCTGAGGACACATTATCTCAATTACGGAATCATTCTAAAACGGGAACTCGATTTGCGACTTTCACAGCTGCCGGGTTCATTCGCAGGAATTTGGAAATATTGGGGTTTCATATCCAAAAACAAAAAGGGTTTGGAAAAAAAAGAGAAATGTTAACAGGAGTTTTACGCTCATCCTCATGA